The DNA region AAGAATTCCTCTAATAATTAAACCAAATAGTTATAATGAGGAGTATTTAAAAGTTAAAAAAAGTCAAATGGGGCATCTTTTATGAATAATCTTGATGAAATTATTCATAGTCTAAATTTTAAACAAAAAACTAAAAAATTTGGTGAAATTCTATCTAAATTTAATAAAATCCATAGCCTTACAAAGTATGAAAATTTAGAATTTGTAATGCAAGATAGCCTAAATGGACTTAAATTTATAACAAACTCGCCAAAAATAGCAATTGATGTTGGGAGTGGTGCTGGATTTCCTGCTATTTTTTTAGCTCTCGTTTTGAAAGATTGTAAATGGCATTTATTTGAACCAAATGTTAAAAAATCATCTTTTTTAACATATACAAAAATAAATTTAGGACTCGAAAATGTTATAATACACTCGAAAAAAATAGAAGATGAAACTAAATTTCAAGCTAACTTAATAACATCAAGAGCTTTAATGAGAGCTGATTTGCTTTTAGAAATTTGTAAAGGTTTTTATAACAAAGAAACTTTATTTTTACTATACAAAGGCTCAAATGCAGAAAATGAGATAAAAAATTTAAAAGATTATAAACTTAACAGATATCAAAATAGAGTATTTCTAACTTTTAAAGGAGAGAAAAATGGCTAAATTATTAATGCTTGGAATTATCATAGCAATAGTTTATTTTTTTATATTACCAAGATTTCAAAGACCAAAAAACAGTGATAAAAAAATACAAAATTTTGTAGAATGCAAAAAATGTGGCACTTTTATCGACATAAAAGAAAGTGTTATAAAAAATGGAGATTATATCTGTAAAGAGTGCATAAACAAGGAATAAAATATGCAAATAATAGGACACAAGCTGATAAAATATGAGAATTTTAATTTAATTCAAACAGTTGAAAATATCTTAAATTTTGATAATTTAATTTTTGAGTATAATGAAAATTTTATAAAAAATGCTAAAAATAGTGATAAAACTTATAGCGTTATTGTTAGAAATTTAAATGAAGCTGTTTTGGCAAATGCATTAAATGCTAAATTTATAATCATAGAAAAAAATAATATTTCAATAACAAAAGAAGTTGTAAAATTAGCTGAGTTTTATCTTTTTGATAGCAAAATAGCCATAATTATTGAAAATTATGAAAAAGACCTGCTAAATGCTATAAACCTAAGAGTCGATGCTGTAATTTATAAAAACATTATAAATTATATTATTTAGAAGTTTTAATCTCCTTATAGCCAAAATTTATAACCTTTTCTTCACTGTTTTTAAGTATAAAATTTTTTTCTATTTTGCCATTTGAGTCAGCACTTGCATTTAAATCACCCAAAATTTCAACCTCTACATTTACTGGAATTTTTGTTACAAAAGTTATATTTTGATCTACTGACGAGTTATTTTTTATATTAAATTTTGCTTCATTATTATTTAGATCTACTTTTGAGACCTCTATTAAATTATTAAGCCCAAAAAAATAAGTTGAAATTTTATTTTTTGATATCTTGCTTTCATAGGAATTTTGCACAAAAACATCATTTAAAAAAAACTGAGTTAAAGCCTCATTTATATCATTTTTAGGACTAAAACTGGCAGCAATATAAGCTTTTGAGCCACTATATGCATCAATATAGTT from Campylobacter ureolyticus includes:
- a CDS encoding PP0621 family protein, encoding MAKLLMLGIIIAIVYFFILPRFQRPKNSDKKIQNFVECKKCGTFIDIKESVIKNGDYICKECINKE
- the rsmG gene encoding 16S rRNA (guanine(527)-N(7))-methyltransferase RsmG — its product is MNNLDEIIHSLNFKQKTKKFGEILSKFNKIHSLTKYENLEFVMQDSLNGLKFITNSPKIAIDVGSGAGFPAIFLALVLKDCKWHLFEPNVKKSSFLTYTKINLGLENVIIHSKKIEDETKFQANLITSRALMRADLLLEICKGFYNKETLFLLYKGSNAENEIKNLKDYKLNRYQNRVFLTFKGEKNG